TGGCCAGGCCGATGGACTCCTCCACCTCGGCTCCCTGCAGGAGCTGTCGCCGGTGGCGGTAGAGGATGAACAGCGCGTAGTCGATTCCGACGGCGAGGCCCAGCATCACTCCCAGGAAGGGAGTGACGGATGCCATCTGGATCACGCCCGAGAAGGACAACGTCGCCATCGCCCCGATCGCGACGCCGACGATGGCGGTGAGGATCGGGAACGCCGCGGCCAAGAGCGAACCCAGCACCACGACGAGCACGATACCGGCCACGGCGACGCCCACGACCTCGCCGACGCCGAAGATCTCGGGGATGCCCTGCGAGATCTCGGTGTTGAATGCGACCTGGGCACCGTCGACGGGCTCGGCGGTGAAGTGCTCGACGACGGCCTCCTTCGACGCCTCCGACAGCTCGAGGCGCGGCAGGTCGAACGAGACGTTCACGATCGCGGTCGACCCGTCGTCGGACACCAGGCGGATGGCATCCGCGAACGACAGCAGTTCGGCGCCCTCGTCGAGCTGCGCCTCCTGGTCGGCGATCTGGGCGAGCCCGTCGGTCAGCTGGGTCTGCTGCTGCTCGAGCGCCGTGCGCTGCTGGTCCAGCTGCGCCTGCTGCGCGTCGAGAGCCTCGAGCTGCGCCTGCTTCTGGGCATCGGGCAGCGGTGCCGCGTCCAGCTGCGCGCGACCGGCGTCGAGTTGCTGTTGAGCCTGATCGAGCTGTGCGGCGCCGGCGTCGATCTGCTCTTGGCCCGATTCCGCCTGGTCGCGCGCATCGTTGAGCTGCTGGCGACCGTCGACGACCTGCTGCCGTTGGTCGTCGAGCTGCTGCTGCGTGGCGAAGGGGTCTGTCACGCGGGCGACGTCGGGCAGGTCTTCCGCCGAAGACACGAGGGCGCTGATCTCGGCTTGCTGATCGGCGGTCAGAGCCGAACCGTCGTCGGTGCGGTACACGACGGCACCGGACGCGCCGCTGAAATCGGGCAGTTCGTCCTGTAGTTCGGCGATCACGTCTCCGGATGCCGTTCCCGGGATGTCGAAGCTCGAGCTCAGGCCCTTGAACCCCAGGGCGAAGCCGCCCGCGACGACCCCGAGGATCACCGCCCACGCGATGATCACGGTCCACGCGCGCCGAGCGGCGAAGGTTCCGAGACGGTGCAGCAGTTCGGCCATGCGGGGTGTGTCCTCTCGTGCGGTGCGCGCGAGGGAGCACCGTCGGCTCCGACCAGTCCGAGCAAAGATAACACGCACCGTCTCGTCTCGGTCCTCGCCGCCGTCGCGCAGAATGTGAGACATGACACTTCCGCGCAGTGGTCCCGTCCGCAGCGAGGCGGCACGTCTGGCGATCCTCGACGCCGCCGTCTCGCTCTTCGCCGAGCGCGGTTACGACCACTTGACGATGGAGGGGATCGCGCGCCGCGCAGGTGTGGGAAAACAGACCATCTACCGGTGGTGGCCGAGCAAGGGCGACGTGATCGCCGAGGCCATCCTCGAGGGCCGCCTGCTCGGTGGGCACCGGGAGATCCCCGACAGCGGTGACGCTCGGACGGACCTCGCCCGGTGGCTCACCGACCTGTTCACCCTGCGCGGCAGCCCCCAGGGCGAGGGCCTGCTGCGCTCCCTCGTCGCGGCGGCGGCCGGGAGCGCGGAGACCGGACGGCGTCTGCGCGCCGAGATCCTCGCCGCCCCCCTCATGGACCGCCTCTCCCAGGCGATGGGCGGGGCGAGCGGCGCGCGGCTCGACGCCGCCGCTGACGCGTTGCTGGGCGCCGTCATCCTCCGAGCGCTGAGCCGCGAGGACTTCGACGGCGACGACATGCTGCTTCTCGTCGACGCGATCGTGGGGACGGCACCCGGCGCGGCTGAACGGTCCACGGGCGTGGGATAGCGTCGGAGGCATCCACGTTCCCCGACACGATGAGCACCCGATGAACCGACCCAAGCTGCAAGACGTCGCCGCGCGCGCGGGCGTCTCGGTGACGACGGTCTCGCGCGTGCTCAACAATCGGGGGTATCTCAGCGACGACATCAAACGCCGCGTGGACGACGCCGTCTCCGAGCTCGGCTATCGCCCGAACGAGATCGCCCGCTCGCTCATCGGTCAGCGCTCGACGCTCGTGGGCCTCATCGTGCCCACGGTCGCCGACCCGTTCTTCGGCGAACTCGCCTCGCACGTGGAGGGGGCTCTCGCCGCCCGGGGCTACAAGATGCTGCTCTGCGACTGCCACGACACCCCCGAGCGCGAGGAGAAGTACCTCGACCTCCTCCAGGGGAACCGGGTGGACGGCATCATCAGCTCCACGCACAATCGCGATGTCGCCGGTTACGGACGCGCCGACCTCCCCATCGTGGCGATCGACCGCCGGCTGGGCGAAGGCATCCCCACCGTGAACAGCGACAACCGCACCGGCGGCGTCCTGGCCACCGAGCACCTCATCTCCCGCGGCTCGCGCGCGCCCGTGCACCTGACCGCCACCGATCATCCCGGTAATCAGCGCGCGGCGGCCTACCGTGAACGCATGGCCGCGCACGGTCTCGAGCCGCGCGTCATGGCCTACGGCTACAACACCTCGCTCGACGAGCGGCGCGCCGCGATCGAGACGTGGCTGACGGTCAACCCGTGCGACGGCGTCTTCGCCAGCGACGACCTCACCGCCCTGATGGCGCTGGAGTGGGCCCGCAAGACCGGGCGTCGCGTGCCGGACGACCTGCGCGTCGTCGGATACGACGGGTCCGCCGGCCTGCAACTGGCCGTGCCCGGACTCACCACCGTCCGACAGCCCATCGAGCGGATGGCGGCGCGGGCGGTCGACCTCCTGATCGAGAGGATGACGGATGCCGCGGCGGGCGCGACCGCTGAGGCTCCCCTCCCGGTGGCGTTGCGCCACGGCTGGACGTCCTGACACCCCTCCGGCACGTTTCACGACCGGCACGCGAGCGGGCGGGGATCCGGGCAGCCGAGGCGAGGATCGTCGAGTGCGCCGGCGCGCTCCCGACGTCCGGACACGTGCCCGCGCATCAAGACGGCCGCACCGAGTGGGGGAAGACCCGGTGCGGCCGCCGGCCGACGACGCATGCGCTTCGTCGCGCGGCGTCGGGAGGGAACGCGACCGCACCGGGTGGGGGTTGCGGTGCGGTCGCGCGTTCAGGGGGTGTTCGGGTCGTCGACCTCCATTGGCGTCACCGACAGATCCCGGATGCCGATCCTCTGGCCGACGGCCTCGACGGTGACGCCGGCGCGGGCGTCGGCGTAGGCGGCCGAGGTGAGAGATGCGCGGCCGTCACCGGTGAACACCTCGACGGAGGACACGTCGACGAGGATGTCGAGGGCGAGTGAGCCGTCGGCCTCCACGGGGGCGGTGCGGATCTCGCGGTACGTCTCGGGCATGGCATCCGCCACCGCGTCCCGTCGGCGATCGATGAACACCACTCCCGCACCGGCGTCGTACCCGACGGTCACCTCGGCGTCGCCGGAACCGAATCGCAGGCGCACCTCGCCCGCGTCGGGTGCATCGATGCGCGCGCGCAGGCGGAACGCGCGCGTCGAAGGCTGGACGGGAAGGTCGACGATGTCGCCCGGCACGACGGTGAAGCTCGACGCCGTCGCGCTCTCGCCCTCCCGCGCCTCGAGGGCCGCGACCGGCTGCGACAGGAGCGACAGCCGCCCGTCGATCTCTCGGAGGACGATCTCGCGCGTGGTCGAGAGCGATCCCCCCTGCCAGCGCCCCCCGGGGAGGTCACGGGCGTAGGCCCAGTTGTTGATCCAGCCGAGCGCGAACCGGCGCTCCAGCCGACCCTGGTCACCGTCGCGCGGGTCGTTCCAGGTCACGGCCGCGTAGAAGTCGGCACCGCCGTCGAGCCACTGCGGTTCGTCGGTGTCGGCGGTGAAGCGCTCACCGTCCCAGGCGCCTGTCCAGTACGCGAAGCCCGTCGTGCCGCCCGTCGACGACGCGTGGGCGCTCACGCCGAGCACCCACGTGCGCCGGCCCGAGGTGGGGTCCACCATCTCGAACAGATCGGGGCACTCGAGCAGCCCGTAGTCCGTACGGACGAAGTCGGAGACGTAGGTCCACTCGCGGAGGTTCTTCGAGGTGTAGAACCCCAGGCGCTGCCCCTCGGCGAGCACCATCACCCACTGCTGGCGCGCGTCATCCCAGACGATCTTGGGGTCGCGCCAGTCGGTCGCACCGGGATTGTCCATCACGGGGTTCCCTTCGTAGTTCCGGAAGCTGAAGCCGCCGTCGGTCGAGACGAACAGCGACTGACGCTGCACGCCGTCGTCCTGCTGGGTCGCGAGGGCCACGATCGCCCCCGCCCCGAACCCCGCCGTGTTGCGCTCGTCGACGACGGCGCTCCCGGTGAGGATGTCGCCGAGCCCGTTGCGGTACTTCTCGATGGCGACACCGCGGTTCTTCCACGTGACCATGTCGGTCGAGGTGGCCAGGTGCCACGCGGTGCCGTTCCCCTCGGGGTAGTCCGCGTTGTAGAGGTAGTACAGCCGCCACTCGCCGTCGACGAAGACGGGGCGCTGGGGGTCGTTGATCCAGTGCTCCTCGGGAGTGAGGTGGAAGGCCGGACGGAACCGTTCCCAACCTGCGGGGATGGCGAAGGGATCGGTCGTCGCGGTGGGTGACGGCGTCGGCGACGGCGTCGGCGACGGCGTCCCCGTCGAATCCGGGGAACCCACGGGTGGGCGCGGCCACAGCAGCACGACCAGGAGTACGGTGACCAGAAGCGCGACCAAAGGGAGCGGGAGGATGCCGTAGGGGCCCCTGAAGCCACCCTCGCGACGGGGAGCGGGCAGCGTCATGGGCGGCTTCGGTGACGGCGGCGGTACAGGAGAGACATTGCCGACCCGACCGCACCCAGGGCGCCCGCGAACAGAAGCGGAAGCCAGGAAGCATCCACTCCCGTCGCGGCCAGGCGGGCGGGCGCCGCCGCAGCGGGCGACTCCTGCACCGTCGGTCCGGGCGCCGCGACGGGCGAGCCCTCCGAGCGCCCGGGCCGGACGACCGCCGGCGGGGTCGGGTCCCCCGCCGGCGGTGTCGGTGTCACCACCGGCGGTGTGGGGGTCACCACCGGCGGTGTCGGGGTCACCACCGGCGGTGTCGGGGTCACCACCGGCGGTGTCGGGGTCACCACCGGCGGTGTCGGGGTCACCACCGGCGGTGTCGGGGTCACCACCGGCGGTGTCGGGGTCACCACCGGCGGAGTCGGGGTCACCACCGGCGGAGTCCGGGGTGGGGTCCGGCTCCACGCGCGTCCCCACGAACTCCACCCGGCTCGTCGCCACCTCGTGCGGCTTGTCGACGAACGATGCGACCGAGACCTCCACGATCTCGTCACCCACCGGCACGACCGTCACGCTCAACGTCGTGCGCGAGCACACGATCTCGACCCGGTCGGCCGGCAGCTCGACGGGGTCGACGAGGTACCCCGTCTGGGGATCCACATCCGCGGTCGCTCGAACGCGCACGCCCGCCTGGCAGTCGAACCGCTGGCCCGCACCGAGCCGGTCGACGATCCGCAAGGTGTCCCACGGCCCCCGGGGCGACTCCAGCACCCACCTCGCTCGCGCTTCGGTGTCGTTCGTCCACGTACCGTAGCTGTTGCCCCGGGTGCGGTCCGGCGGGCCGAAGAACGGACCGGGCCGCTGCCCGGGAGTGAGCGTCGGCTCCGCGTACGTCGTCGATGTCGTCGCCGTCGCGTCACCCTCGCGGGAGTCGACGGTCAGAGCGAGGGCGGGAGTCGCAAGCACGGTCGCCCCGATCACGCCTCCGGCGGCAAGGACGACGAGACGGGAGCCGACGCGGGTCACTGCTCGCTCACCTCGCGAGCGTTGCGCCGACGACGCGAGACGACGAGAGCCCCAGCTCCCAGGCCCACGGCCGCGACGGCCAGAGCGCCACCGACGAAAAGCGCCGTCGAGTCCACACCCGTGATGGCCAGGGGCGAACCGGGGCGGGCGGTGCCGGTACCGGCGGGTCCTGTCACCGAGGCCGGGACGGGGTCGGCGGAGACGCCGGGCTTGGACGCGGGGACGGAGGGCGAAGCCGAGGGCGACGTCGTGGGCTGAACCGGTCCGGGCACCGAGGTGATGCCGCCGGCAGCGAGCAGCAGGGTGGAATCGAGCTGACCGTCGACCGTGTCGGCGACGGCGGCGACGATCTCCACCGGCTTGCCCGGGGTGACCGTGGCCGTGCAGGTCAAGGCGACCGAGTAGCCGTTCATCTCCGTGTCGCGCGTGCCGGGGTTGCCCTCTTTCGTGAGGTTGGAGACGAACAGCTCCGGGTGGGTCTCGGCGTTGATGCTCTTCAGGCCCACCGGCACGTCGCCCAGCGTGGAGCACAGTCGACCGCCGACATAGACACCGAAGGCGTCGCTGTAGTTGCGCTCGGACCATCCCGCGTACTCTTCGCTGCCAATGTGATAAACGATTGTCAGGCTCTCGCCCTCGGGAACGACCTGCAACCGCAACTCAGCCGCATCGTACGTCGTCGACGCGAACGACGACTCGAGCAGCGCCGAGCCGGCCCCGCCGAGGTCACCCGTGGTGGTGAGCTTGGCGTTGGGGCCCGTGAGGGCCGACGCGGTGAAGTCGACGTCGGAGGCGGCGGCGGGATCGGCGGCGCGCAGCGACCCGGTGGTCAGCGCCACTCCCGACACTGCGCCGGAGGGAAGACCCAGGTCGAGGCCCGAGAACGTTCCCGCCTGCACGGCGCGACCGGTCGACAGGCTGGCCGACGACAAGGAGACATGGCCGCCGATCAGGGATTTCGCGGCCGTTGCGGCATCCTGACCCTCGAAGGTGGACAAGGTGGTCGCGGCGTGCGCCGGCGCGGCGGCGAGCAGCAGGATGGCGGCCGACGACACGGCTGCGGCTGCTGACACCGCGAGGGGGACGCGCCGCGCAGGTGTCCTGCGGGCGAGGGGGACGTGCTGGGTCATGACACTCCTGAGGATTGCGGTGGGCGCGACGAAGGGGGTCTTTCGGACCGGTTCACGTCGTCGCGAAGAGGGTGGCTGGTGCGGGCTCAGACGACCGCGTGAGGAGGGATGCCACGGAGCACGCCGCTCGGCTGCTCGCTGCCGAGAGTGCCAGACATTCTCGGCAAACTCAAATTCTGCCAATCGTTTGACACACTCTGCCCCGCGCCATACGCTGACCGCGAGGAGCAGGAGCCACGTCTCGCGACAGAAAGCAGATCCGACGTGACCATCACGCACAACCGAGTAGGACGCACCCGCGTCCGGCTCGCGGCGATCGCCGCAGTGATCGCCACCACCGCCGTCTTGGCGGCGGGAGTACCCGCGCAGGCGCAAGCCGCGCCCGCGGCCGCGGCCGCGGCCGTTCCGGGCTACCCGGCCCCGACCGAGCACACCCAGAAGGCCTACGACCCCGAGGACGACTTCACCGCGAAGTGGACTCGCGCCGATGCGCGGCAGATCAAGGCCATGAGCAACCCCAACGCCCCGTCGCGTGCGAACTCCATGCCCGAGGAGTACACCATGCCGACGGTGCCGCAGGACTTCCCCGACATGAGCAACGAGCAGGTGTGGGTCTGGGACAGCTGGACCCTCACCGACGGGAGCTCGGCGCAGCCCAGCTTCAAGGGCTGGGAGGTCGTCTTCTCGCTCGTCGCCGACCGCAAGCTCGGCTTCGACGACCGTCACACGTACGCCAAGCTCGGCTACTTCTACCGTAAGGCCGATGTGGCGGAGCGCCCGAAGAACGGCGGCTGGACCTACGGCGGCCTGGTCTTCCCGGACGGGGCATCCGGCGCGATCTTCGAGGACCAGTCCTTCAGCCACCAGACGGAGTGGTCGGGCTCGACCCGCATCTTCGACGGCAACAAGCTGCGCATCTTCTACACGGCGGTGGCGTTCTACCGCAACGAGGACGGCTCCAACCGCAAGCCGTACGACCCGCGCCTGGTGCAGAGCGAGGGGCGCATCTTCGCCGATGACAAGGGCGTGTGGTTGACCGGCTTCCGCGACCAGCACGACATGCTCAAGGCCGACGGCGAGTACTACCAGACCGGCGCGCAGAACGAGTTCTTCAACTTCCGCGACCCGTTCACCTTCGAGGACCCCGCCCACCCCGGCAAGACCTACATGGTCTTCGAGGGCAACTCGGCCTTCCCCCGCGGCGAGCGCTCGTGCACCGAGGAAGACATGGGCTATGCACCGGGCGATCCGTACGCCGAGACCGCCGACCAGGCGATGGACATGGGCGCGCACTTCCAGCTCGCCAACGTCGGACTCGCGGTGGCCGAGAACGCCGCCCTCACCAAGTGGCGCTTCCTGCCGCCCATCCTGTCGGCCAACTGCGTGAACGATCAGACCGAGCGTCCGCAGATCTACATCAAGGACGGCAAGTACTACCTGTTCACCATCACCCACCGCAGCACGTACGCGGCCGGTATCGACGGCCCCGAGGGGGTCTACGGTTTCGTGGGCGACGGCATCCGCAGCGACTTCCAGCCGGTCAACCGCGGGTCGGGCCTTGCGCTCGGCAGCCCCTCGAACCTGAACTTCGCGGTGGGCACGCCCTTCGCACCGGACTACAACCAGCACCCGGGACAGTTCCAGGCCTACTCGCACTACGTCATGCCCGGCGGCCTGGTGCAGTCGTTCATCGACACCATCGGCACCAGCGACAACTTCGTCCGCGGCGGAACCCTCGCACCGACCGTGCGCGTCGACATCAACGGCAACGCCGTCACGGTCGACCGCTCGTACGGCAAGAACGGGCTCGGCGCATGGGCGGACATCCCCTCGGGCTACGCGCACGAGATCGCCCCGACGCCGGACCCCCGGCCGATCGGCTGACACCCTTCCCTCGAACGGGGCCCCGCTGCGGCGGGGCCCCGTTCCCCCTTTCCGCGGTTCGCGCGCGGCCGGCTGCGGGCATCTCACCCGCCCCCTCGCCCGTCGTCACCCCCTGGCGGACCACCGCGTAATCTGGGTCTCACCACCCCCCGGGGGCGGGGTGCCGAGGAGTTCCGGTGCTGATGAATGCCACGACGATGGCCGACGCGATCCTGCATGCCCTCGGAGGGCCCGACAACGTCGCGTCCTCGACGCACTGCGCGACGCGTCTGCGGGTGAACCCGCGGGATGCGGCACGGGTGGATGCCGCCGCACTCGACGCCGTCCCCGGCGTCCTGGCGACGCAGGTGGTGGGTGAACAGGTGCAGGTCGTGGTGGGCCCGGGCCGGGTGGACGAGCTCGCCGCGGCATTCGCGCGGGTGCTCTCACCCGAGCCGACGGTCCCCACGCGCCGCCTTCCGACTCGCGTGATCAGCGTGATCGTCGATGTCTTCACCCCGCTGCTGCCCGCGCTCGTGGCCGGGGGCCTGCTCACCGCCATCCACAACGTGCTCGCCGGCCCTGGCGCGTTCGGTGATCTGGCCGCAGTGGAAGCCGTACCGGAGTTGCGAGGTCCGGTGGCCCTGGTGGGCATGCTGGGCGCGGCGGTCTTCGCCCTCCTGCCCGTGCTGCTCGGCTTCGCGGCCGCCGGACGCTTCGGCGGGAGCCCCTATCTCGGTGCGGCGATGGGCGCCGCCCTCGTCGCCGCCCCCGGACTCGCCGCCGTCTCGGCGCTGCCGGCCATCCACCTGACCCCCAGCACGGGGTGGGTGCTCGACGGGATCGACGTGCTCGCCATCGATTACCAGGGCACGGTGCTCCCGATCATCGTGATCTGCTTCGTCCTCGCCCGCCTGGAGCGCTTCTTCGGTCGGCGGCTACGGGGTTCGGCTCGAGTGCTGCTCGTGCCGCTCCTGACGTTGCTGACCACGGGGCTGCTGGCCTTCCTCATCCTGGGCCCGACGCTGCGCTTCCTCGGCGACACCGCCGCCGAGGGCATGGAGTGGCTGTACACGAGCGCCGGAGTGGTCGGCGGCACCGTGGTGGGCGCGGTGTACTCACCGCTCGTGGTGACCGGTCTGCATCAGGGATTGATCGCGATCGAACTGGGCCTGCTGTCGACCGGCGGATCGTTCATCTTCCCCATCGCCGCGGCCGCCAACGTCGCCCAGGCAGCGGCCACGCTCGCGATCTGGGTCTCCGCACGGCGCGGGTCGCGACTGCGCGCACTCGCGGCGACGGCGACCGTTCCGGCGGCGCTCGGCATCGCGGAACCGGCGATATTCGGCGTCACTCTGCGGCTGCGCGCACCGTTCGCGATCGCCGTCGGCGCGACGGCCGTCGCCGCGACCCTCCTGGCGGCGATGCACGTGCAGGCCGTCACCCTCGGGGCGGCCGGAGTCTTCGGCTTCGTCTCGATCGCCCCGGGCCGGGTCGGACCGTTCCTGGCGTGCCTCGGGGTGTCGATCGTGCTGTCGTTCACCGGGACGCTCCTGTGGGCACGCTGGCGGCAGCGGGGCGGGCGTCCGCTCGAGAGCGACGGGGCCACCGAGCCGAGCGACGAGACGACGGTCCGCTCCCCGGCGGCGGGGACGCGGCTCGACGTGTCCGCCCTGGCCGACCCGGTGTTCGCCGCCAGGGCCCTGGGCCCGACGTCCGCGGTCGCGCCGTCCTCGGGTCTCGTCTCCTCCCCCGCAGCGGGAACGATCAGCGCCATCGCGGCCGCCTCGCACGCGTACGGCATCACCACCGACGACGGCACGGAGCTGCTCGTGCACGTGGGAATCGACACCGTGCGGTTGGCGGGCCGAGGGTTCCGGCCGCTCGTGCGCGTCGGCGACCGGGTCGCCTCCGGCGATGCGCTCGTGCATGTCGACCTGGCCGCGGTGAGGGGGGCCGGGTTCGACCCGGTCGTGCTCACCATCGTCACGAACGCCGACGAGCACCAGTACACCGACATCGCGGGGGGCTCCGAGGTCGCCGTGGGGACGCCCCTGATGCGGCAGACGCGCGTTGCGAAAGAAAACTGATTAACCGCTTGACCATCCTCTCGACCGCTTGCTAGCGTCTGCGTAACCGATTAACCATCCCGGTTCATCGGTCGCCGTGAGTCTCAACGAGGAGTCATCCGCATGCACGAACGAGGGTTCTTCCGCCCGCCCCACGCCTGGGTCGGCGACGTCATCCCCTGGCAGGAAGACGGACGCTTCCACCTCTTCTATCTGCACGAGTCCCGCCGCACCCCCAAGGTCGGCATGCCCTGGCACCGCGTGATCACCGACGACCTCGTCACCTTCACCGAGACCGGCGAGGCGGTGGCCTCCGGCGGCCCGGATGCCGACGACTTCAACGTCTACACCGGCAGCGTCGTCGTCGAAGACGGCATCCACCACGTGTTCTACACGGGGCAGAACCCCGCCCACGTCGGCTCCGACGGCCTCCCCCTGCAGCTCGTGCTGCACGCCACCAGCACCGATGGCATGCGCACCTGGCAGCGCCACCCCGAGCACACGTTCGGCGCGACGGCCGGCTACGAGACGGCCGACTGGCGCGACCCGTTCGTCTTCCGCGACGAGGCCGCGGGTCTGTGGCGCATGCTCGTCACCGCCCGCCACGCCGAAGGCCCCGAGCGTCGGCGAGGGGTCATCGCCCAGTGCGTGTCGCGCGATCTCCTCACCTGGGAGGCCGCGGAGCCGTTCTGGGACCCCCGCCGCTACATCGCGCACGAGTGCCCCGAGGTCTTCGAGTGGAACGGCTGGTGGTACCTGGTGTACTCCGAGTTCAGCGAGTCGTTCACCACCCGATACCGCGTCTCGCGGAGCCTCCACGGCCCCTGGACGGTTCCCGCCGACGACTCCCTCGACGGGCCGCGCGTACTACGCGGCGAAATCCGCAGCCCGCGACGGTCGGCGCTTCTTCTTCGGCTGGATCGCCTCCCGCGAGGGCGGAACCGACGACGGCGCCTGGCAGTGGGCGGGAACCCTCTCGGTGCTCGAAGCCGAGCAGAACCTCGACGGAACGCTCCGCTTCCACCCGCCGCGCGAGCTGGTGGAGACCTTCGACAGGGGCGTGGCCGCCGCGGCATCCGGCACCGTCCTCTCGGCCCCCGACGGCTACGCCGGTCTCGTGTTGACCGAGACGATCCCCTCGACCTTCCGCGTCGACGCCGTGTTCGACATCGCCGCGGGCACGACCGAGTGCGGGCTGCTGCTGCGCGCGAGCGCCGATGGCGACGAGGGCTACGCCCTGCGCCTCGAGCCCCGGCGCAACCGCCTGGTTCTCGACCGCTGGCCGCGCCGACGCACCGGCGGCGAGCAGTGGCAGATCTCGGGCGACGTGCCCTTCGCCGTCGAGCTGGAACGCCCGGTCGACCTCACCCCGGGTCCGCACCGCATCGAGGTGATCGTCGACGGCGACCTGTGCGTCGCCACTGTCGACGGCGCCGTCACTCTCAGCACGCGTCTCTACGACCGCACCGCCGGCGGTGTCGGCGCCTTCGTCGGCGAAGGCAGCGCCACGATCCTCAGCCTCGACGTGTCCACACGAGAAGCGCGCTTCCCCGCCTCTCAGCGCGACGACCTCCTCGTCGCCTCCTCCTGAGCCCACCCGCACCCGCACCACACACATCAATGGAGATTCACATGGTCAACCACGCCCGCACGGCATCCTGGCTCGCCCTGGCAGCCGCCACCGCCGTCGTCCTCTCCGGCTGCGCCGGCGGCGGAACAGGGGGAGACCCCACCGACGTCAACCCCGAGGGCGAGATCACGCCCCGCGAGATCTCGTGGCTGCTCTCGCGCCCGGCCGACGGCGGGGTCATCACCGCGATGCAGAAGATCGCGGACGAATACGCCGCCGACCACCCGGGCTTCGCCCTCAACCTCATCACCACGCCCGACCGGCCCAGCTACATCCAGAAGTACGAGACCCTCGCCGCGGCGAACAAGCTGCCCGAGCTCTTCGACACCGATGCCACCCCTTTCGCGCAGAAGCTCGCCGAACAGGGCCGCATGGTCGACGTCGATCTGCTGCTGGACGACCTGGGGCTCGCCGACGACTACCGCGAGGCGGCGCTGAACTACCAGCGCTTCGACGACGGGTCGCTGTACATGGTGCCGTTCGAGTTCCAGCTGGAGTTCTTCTGGTACAACCGCGACCTGCTGGCCCAGGCCGGTGTCTCGGTGCCCGCGACCCTCGACGACTTCGCCCCCATGTGCGAGGCGCTGCGCGCCCAGGGCGTCACCCCGATCGCCCTCGACGGCGCCGACGGCTGGCCCCTCGAGCGCTACATGGCCTACTACCCCTTCCGTCAGGCGGGCCCGGAGTACGTGCAGGAGCTCAAGACGGGCGAAGCGAAATTCTCCGACGCCCCCGGCCGCGCCGCCGCCGACTGGCTGTACGGCCTCGGTCAGGCCGGGTGCTTCCAGGAGGGCTTCTCGTCGACCGGCTATGCCGACGCCCAGGCGCAGTTCACCTCGGGCAAGGCCGCGGTCTACAACATCGGCACGTGGGAGCTCGCGAACCTCGCCACCGACAAGCTCGACGCGGGCGTGCGCGACAGCGTCGACTACTTCACGCTTCCCACCCTTCCGGGAGCGGTGACCGCCGACGACGAGTACGTCGCCCCGTCGGGCATCGGAATGGCGGTCAACGCCTCGACCTACGACCCCCTGGTGCGCGACTTCCTCGCCTTCGCGCTCGAGCGCTACCCCGCCGAGGTCGCCGCTTCGGGCGCCCTGTCTCCGACCACGGATGCGGCGACCGAGATCCCGGCGAACGCCACGCCGCTGTACACCCGGGCGATCGAGCAGGCCGGCGAGGTCGGCGAGGAGCTCGCGATGCCCTGGGACACGCAGCTCGACCCCGCCACCAACACCCGCCTCCAGCAGGAGTTGACCCTCCTCGTGCAGGGCGACATCACGCCCGACGAGTTCGTCAGCACCATGGATGCCGCCCTGACGGAGAACGTCGGTGACTGACACGCTCGCACCGAGCCGGCCCCGCGTCACCGGGGCCGGCCGGCCCGCCCCCCGCCGCCGTCCGCTCAGCACCTCGATGCTGCCCCGG
The DNA window shown above is from Microbacterium proteolyticum and carries:
- a CDS encoding TetR/AcrR family transcriptional regulator, whose product is MTLPRSGPVRSEAARLAILDAAVSLFAERGYDHLTMEGIARRAGVGKQTIYRWWPSKGDVIAEAILEGRLLGGHREIPDSGDARTDLARWLTDLFTLRGSPQGEGLLRSLVAAAAGSAETGRRLRAEILAAPLMDRLSQAMGGASGARLDAAADALLGAVILRALSREDFDGDDMLLLVDAIVGTAPGAAERSTGVG
- a CDS encoding LacI family DNA-binding transcriptional regulator, whose product is MNRPKLQDVAARAGVSVTTVSRVLNNRGYLSDDIKRRVDDAVSELGYRPNEIARSLIGQRSTLVGLIVPTVADPFFGELASHVEGALAARGYKMLLCDCHDTPEREEKYLDLLQGNRVDGIISSTHNRDVAGYGRADLPIVAIDRRLGEGIPTVNSDNRTGGVLATEHLISRGSRAPVHLTATDHPGNQRAAAYRERMAAHGLEPRVMAYGYNTSLDERRAAIETWLTVNPCDGVFASDDLTALMALEWARKTGRRVPDDLRVVGYDGSAGLQLAVPGLTTVRQPIERMAARAVDLLIERMTDAAAGATAEAPLPVALRHGWTS
- a CDS encoding GH32 C-terminal domain-containing protein; translation: MTRVGSRLVVLAAGGVIGATVLATPALALTVDSREGDATATTSTTYAEPTLTPGQRPGPFFGPPDRTRGNSYGTWTNDTEARARWVLESPRGPWDTLRIVDRLGAGQRFDCQAGVRVRATADVDPQTGYLVDPVELPADRVEIVCSRTTLSVTVVPVGDEIVEVSVASFVDKPHEVATSRVEFVGTRVEPDPTPDSAGGDPDSAGGDPDTAGGDPDTAGGDPDTAGGDPDTAGGDPDTAGGDPDTAGGDPHTAGGDTDTAGGGPDPAGGRPARALGGLARRGARTDGAGVARCGGARPPGRDGSGCFLASASVRGRPGCGRVGNVSPVPPPSPKPPMTLPAPRREGGFRGPYGILPLPLVALLVTVLLVVLLWPRPPVGSPDSTGTPSPTPSPTPSPTATTDPFAIPAGWERFRPAFHLTPEEHWINDPQRPVFVDGEWRLYYLYNADYPEGNGTAWHLATSTDMVTWKNRGVAIEKYRNGLGDILTGSAVVDERNTAGFGAGAIVALATQQDDGVQRQSLFVSTDGGFSFRNYEGNPVMDNPGATDWRDPKIVWDDARQQWVMVLAEGQRLGFYTSKNLREWTYVSDFVRTDYGLLECPDLFEMVDPTSGRRTWVLGVSAHASSTGGTTGFAYWTGAWDGERFTADTDEPQWLDGGADFYAAVTWNDPRDGDQGRLERRFALGWINNWAYARDLPGGRWQGGSLSTTREIVLREIDGRLSLLSQPVAALEAREGESATASSFTVVPGDIVDLPVQPSTRAFRLRARIDAPDAGEVRLRFGSGDAEVTVGYDAGAGVVFIDRRRDAVADAMPETYREIRTAPVEADGSLALDILVDVSSVEVFTGDGRASLTSAAYADARAGVTVEAVGQRIGIRDLSVTPMEVDDPNTP
- a CDS encoding choice-of-anchor L domain-containing protein, which gives rise to MTQHVPLARRTPARRVPLAVSAAAAVSSAAILLLAAAPAHAATTLSTFEGQDAATAAKSLIGGHVSLSSASLSTGRAVQAGTFSGLDLGLPSGAVSGVALTTGSLRAADPAAASDVDFTASALTGPNAKLTTTGDLGGAGSALLESSFASTTYDAAELRLQVVPEGESLTIVYHIGSEEYAGWSERNYSDAFGVYVGGRLCSTLGDVPVGLKSINAETHPELFVSNLTKEGNPGTRDTEMNGYSVALTCTATVTPGKPVEIVAAVADTVDGQLDSTLLLAAGGITSVPGPVQPTTSPSASPSVPASKPGVSADPVPASVTGPAGTGTARPGSPLAITGVDSTALFVGGALAVAAVGLGAGALVVSRRRRNAREVSEQ